In Aridibaculum aurantiacum, the following proteins share a genomic window:
- a CDS encoding DUF1579 domain-containing protein: protein MNEKFEQSKTDGAHLQLSRMVGDWEGTTRVWFDPAKLEDESPISGTMRLILDGRFIMHEYKSKFGEEPITGMAIYGYHLDLQKFQCAWIDSFHNGSAIMFSEGKRGDQNLNILGSYSYVTPEMEQHWGWRTTIELITDSEMVITAYNVSPEGGETKATETVYKKVQ from the coding sequence ATGAATGAAAAATTTGAACAGTCAAAAACTGATGGTGCACACCTGCAATTGAGTAGGATGGTGGGTGATTGGGAAGGAACAACCAGGGTGTGGTTTGATCCAGCCAAGCTGGAAGATGAGTCTCCTATATCAGGCACCATGCGGCTTATACTGGATGGGCGTTTCATTATGCACGAATACAAGAGTAAGTTTGGTGAAGAGCCAATAACGGGAATGGCTATCTATGGCTACCATCTCGATCTGCAAAAGTTTCAATGTGCATGGATTGATTCATTTCACAATGGTTCTGCCATCATGTTCTCAGAGGGTAAAAGAGGTGATCAGAATTTGAACATCCTGGGAAGTTATTCATATGTGACGCCAGAGATGGAGCAACACTGGGGCTGGCGAACAACCATTGAATTGATAACTGATTCAGAAATGGTCATCACTGCTTATAATGTATCGCCTGAAGGAGGAGAAACAAAAGCTACAGAAACTGTGTACAAGAAAGTGCAATAG
- a CDS encoding sensor histidine kinase, whose amino-acid sequence MRLLTKTTLCFLLLIMPLLAIAGYYLYFQFSKELNTRLDEELVTEEVQWIRYLRSQSGFGTSFILKTPDIVIFPVQATPTRFPSIATKEEYDEADKTKVSYRQLEHIVSIGGIPYQIIIRKSQKHRSALVAEVTRIMLLVFIFLFVVTMLFNWIINKELWRPFRRSLQKIKGAELQKMEALHFEESTSVKEFNELNASLNMMAEKIHSDYISIKEFTENAAHEMQTPLAVVQSKLELLLQDSDLQENQLNTLVQASTAITRLSKINQSLLLLAKIENHQFDTTELVSMTAVTRKYLALFHELMMEKQLQVNFDERQDWKLPLHASLADTLVSNLLGNAIKYNHTGGRIEVVVDANCFTISNSSHLPAIDKNQLFKRFLRQHAPTDLSTGLGLAIVKKIADVHQLQINYSAENGLHRFEVKK is encoded by the coding sequence ATGAGGTTATTGACTAAAACCACTTTATGCTTTTTATTGCTTATCATGCCATTGCTGGCAATAGCAGGTTATTACCTGTATTTCCAGTTTAGCAAAGAACTGAATACACGCCTTGATGAAGAACTGGTAACAGAAGAAGTGCAATGGATAAGATACCTCCGCAGCCAATCCGGCTTTGGTACTTCATTCATACTAAAGACACCTGACATAGTCATTTTTCCTGTACAGGCCACGCCTACTCGCTTTCCAAGCATAGCCACTAAAGAAGAGTATGATGAAGCGGATAAAACCAAAGTTTCTTACAGGCAGTTGGAACATATTGTATCTATTGGTGGCATCCCTTACCAGATCATTATCCGCAAATCGCAGAAACACAGAAGTGCATTGGTAGCAGAAGTAACACGGATTATGTTGCTGGTGTTCATCTTTCTTTTTGTAGTTACCATGCTCTTCAACTGGATCATCAACAAAGAGCTATGGCGACCATTCCGCCGTTCGCTGCAAAAGATAAAAGGTGCTGAACTACAAAAAATGGAAGCACTGCATTTTGAAGAATCAACATCAGTGAAAGAATTTAATGAGCTGAATGCATCCCTGAATATGATGGCAGAAAAGATACACAGTGACTACATCAGCATAAAAGAATTTACGGAGAACGCGGCGCATGAAATGCAGACACCACTGGCAGTTGTGCAGAGTAAGCTTGAGCTGTTGCTGCAAGACAGCGACCTGCAGGAAAACCAGTTGAACACGCTGGTGCAGGCCAGCACAGCCATCACAAGATTGAGCAAGATCAACCAGTCGTTGTTACTGCTTGCAAAAATTGAAAACCATCAATTTGATACAACTGAACTAGTAAGCATGACTGCTGTAACCAGGAAATATCTTGCACTGTTTCATGAACTGATGATGGAAAAGCAACTGCAGGTAAACTTTGATGAACGGCAGGATTGGAAGCTGCCACTACATGCATCACTTGCAGATACTCTTGTAAGCAACCTGCTTGGCAATGCCATTAAGTATAACCATACGGGCGGAAGAATAGAAGTTGTTGTAGATGCAAACTGCTTTACCATCAGCAACTCAAGTCATCTTCCGGCTATAGATAAAAATCAATTGTTCAAACGCTTTCTGCGACAGCACGCTCCTACTGATCTGTCAACAGGGCTTGGGCTGGCAATAGTAAAAAAGATTGCAGATGTACACCAGCTGCAGATTAATTATTCAGCCGAAAATGGACTGCATCGTTTCGAGGTTAAAAAATAA
- a CDS encoding BON domain-containing protein: MNQFKHSSLLLWMIALLSFTLISCGGKVNDETLQQNVNEKIKADGGNQAINATVKDGVVTLSGTCRGENCAANIEKQIAAVEGVRSVDNQVQVDNSTDLTLRTSVHSVISKYQGVQADVAGGVVVLRGSIDRSQLQPLMNELQSLQPKQIDNQLAILQ; this comes from the coding sequence ATGAACCAGTTCAAACATTCCTCATTGCTGCTTTGGATGATTGCTCTTCTTTCTTTTACCCTTATATCATGTGGTGGAAAGGTGAATGATGAGACACTGCAGCAGAATGTAAATGAGAAAATAAAAGCCGATGGAGGTAACCAAGCTATAAACGCTACGGTGAAAGATGGTGTAGTAACATTATCAGGAACATGTAGAGGAGAGAACTGTGCAGCCAATATAGAAAAACAAATAGCAGCGGTAGAGGGTGTTCGTTCGGTAGATAACCAGGTGCAGGTAGATAATAGCACCGATCTTACTTTACGCACTTCTGTGCACTCCGTTATTAGTAAATACCAGGGTGTACAGGCTGATGTAGCAGGAGGTGTAGTTGTTTTACGCGGTTCTATTGACAGGAGCCAGTTACAGCCACTGATGAATGAACTACAATCGCTGCAGCCTAAGCAGATAGATAACCAGCTTGCAATACTTCAATAG
- a CDS encoding Do family serine endopeptidase — translation MTIKQSLAIAAFSAVTSVGSVWGYNEYQQHQQVLPAASPANSLFKPASYTAAAASIGLVDFEHAATKAAPAVVHIKTQSKPKQVAQTPNGRRHPLQDFFGDGFGDMFGERGNSSPSPQRRGSGSGVTISADGYIVTNNHVIDGADEVTVTLNNSKDYKAKVIGKDASTDLAVIKIDAKDLPYLEFANSDEVRLGQWVLAIGYPLGLQTTVTSGIVSAKSRGLGINSRQSRTPVEAFIQTDAAINPGNSGGALVNTDGNVIGINSAIASPTGSYAGYGYAIPSNMVKKIVADLVEFGSAKRAYLGIMYGNDQMTEEDRKANNVKEGKGVFVMEVSKGSAAEEAGVKKGDFITKINGKTINTGTEMIEQIAALRPGEKVQITYQQNGKEKTATATLKGEAGSYASIQEKVVEQLGATFENLDKSKAAQLQLSSGVVVKSLQQGILTEQTRIKEGFIITKVNNIKVNSVEELKEAIKRSGNSAIISGVYPSQPQTEYRYALNDLQ, via the coding sequence ATGACAATAAAGCAATCATTAGCAATAGCCGCATTCAGCGCCGTTACATCGGTTGGAAGCGTTTGGGGCTATAACGAATATCAACAACATCAGCAGGTGCTGCCAGCAGCCTCGCCTGCTAATTCACTATTTAAACCCGCCAGCTATACCGCTGCTGCAGCAAGTATCGGGCTGGTAGATTTTGAACATGCAGCTACCAAAGCCGCACCGGCAGTAGTTCATATTAAAACACAATCGAAGCCAAAGCAAGTGGCGCAAACACCTAATGGCCGCCGCCACCCGCTACAAGATTTCTTTGGTGATGGCTTCGGCGATATGTTTGGCGAAAGAGGCAACTCCTCTCCTTCTCCTCAACGCAGGGGCTCAGGATCGGGTGTAACCATAAGTGCCGACGGGTATATAGTTACCAACAACCACGTAATTGATGGTGCAGATGAAGTAACTGTAACCTTGAACAACAGCAAAGACTACAAAGCAAAAGTGATAGGTAAAGATGCCAGCACTGACCTTGCTGTTATTAAAATAGATGCAAAGGATCTTCCTTACCTGGAATTTGCTAACTCTGACGAAGTTCGCCTGGGGCAGTGGGTACTAGCTATTGGTTATCCTTTAGGTCTTCAGACCACCGTTACCTCCGGTATTGTAAGTGCCAAGTCTAGAGGCTTGGGCATCAACAGCCGCCAGAGCAGAACTCCTGTTGAAGCATTCATTCAAACCGATGCTGCTATCAACCCTGGTAACAGCGGTGGAGCACTTGTAAATACAGATGGTAATGTGATAGGTATCAACAGTGCCATTGCATCCCCTACCGGATCGTATGCAGGATATGGTTATGCTATTCCATCTAACATGGTGAAAAAAATAGTAGCCGATCTGGTAGAATTTGGAAGTGCAAAAAGAGCTTATCTCGGCATTATGTATGGCAACGACCAGATGACAGAAGAAGATCGTAAAGCCAATAATGTAAAAGAAGGTAAAGGTGTATTTGTAATGGAAGTTTCCAAAGGTAGCGCAGCTGAAGAAGCAGGCGTGAAAAAAGGTGACTTCATTACAAAGATCAATGGTAAGACCATTAACACCGGAACTGAGATGATCGAGCAGATTGCTGCCCTACGCCCGGGTGAAAAAGTGCAGATCACTTACCAGCAGAATGGTAAAGAGAAAACCGCTACAGCAACCTTGAAAGGCGAAGCAGGAAGTTATGCAAGCATCCAGGAAAAAGTAGTGGAGCAACTAGGTGCCACTTTTGAAAACCTGGATAAAAGCAAAGCAGCACAATTACAGCTTTCATCAGGTGTAGTGGTAAAAAGTTTACAGCAAGGTATCCTTACCGAACAAACCAGGATCAAAGAAGGTTTTATCATCACGAAAGTGAACAACATAAAAGTGAATTCAGTAGAAGAACTTAAAGAAGCTATTAAAAGATCTGGCAATAGCGCCATCATTAGTGGAGTGTACCCATCGCAACCACAAACTGAATATCGCTATGCCCTGAACGATCTTCAATAA
- a CDS encoding response regulator transcription factor, with the protein MKILIIEDEIALQQSIQHYLEHQGYVCEAVSHFRAGMEKVQQHDYDCVVVDIGLPLGSGLDIVKVLKDIQSKAGIIIISAKNALEDKLRGLELGSDDYLTKPFHLSELNARINAILRRKNFSGNKTTSFNEITIDVEARRVTVNDKVVDLTEKEFNLLQYFIINKRRVLTKIAIAEHIWGDEYGQASNYDFIYAHIKNLRKKLVEAGSEDYIKTVYGTGYRFTDN; encoded by the coding sequence ATGAAAATTTTGATCATAGAAGATGAAATAGCGTTGCAGCAATCCATCCAGCACTACCTGGAGCACCAGGGCTATGTATGCGAAGCCGTAAGCCACTTTAGAGCAGGAATGGAAAAAGTGCAGCAACACGATTATGACTGTGTAGTAGTGGACATTGGCCTTCCGCTGGGAAGCGGGCTCGATATCGTGAAAGTGCTGAAGGATATACAATCCAAAGCAGGCATCATCATTATTTCTGCTAAAAATGCTTTAGAAGATAAACTGCGTGGATTGGAACTGGGCTCTGATGATTATTTGACAAAGCCGTTCCATCTTTCAGAATTGAATGCACGCATCAACGCCATTTTAAGAAGAAAGAATTTCAGTGGCAATAAGACAACATCCTTCAATGAAATTACCATTGATGTAGAAGCAAGACGTGTAACTGTAAATGACAAAGTAGTAGACCTGACTGAAAAGGAATTCAACCTGCTTCAATATTTCATTATCAACAAACGGCGTGTGCTTACTAAAATAGCTATTGCCGAACATATTTGGGGCGATGAATACGGGCAGGCAAGCAACTACGATTTCATTTATGCACATATAAAAAACCTGCGCAAAAAACTGGTAGAAGCAGGCAGTGAAGACTATATAAAAACAGTGTACGGCACAGGCTATAGGTTTACTGATAACTAG